A region from the Brassica napus cultivar Da-Ae chromosome C8, Da-Ae, whole genome shotgun sequence genome encodes:
- the LOC106415885 gene encoding E3 ubiquitin-protein ligase MPSR1-like → MSTDTEANFRALAAVFRRRIEEGGFLPVNFASADGEADEGGESTDRRGSVIQRVVVIRSPVGLEDFLNGDGSGKQGRSPASKSSVESMPRVVIGGDKEAGAGGGGGGCSICLEEWSDGDVAAEMPCKHEFHSKCVEEWLGRHATCPLCRYEMPVEEVEGEKKVGVWIGLSVSTGGRRDGEDGGDSNPRDDTEA, encoded by the coding sequence ATGTCTACGGATACGGAGGCGAATTTTCGTGCGTTAGCGGCTGTGTTCCGCAGGAGGATCGAAGAAGGTGGATTCTTACCGGTGAATTTTGCTTCAGCCGACGGAGAAGCCGATGAGGGCGGAGAATCCACCGATCGTCGCGGTTCGGTGATCCAGAGAGTGGTTGTGATCAGATCGCCTGTCGGACTCGAGGATTTTTTGAACGGCGACGGGTCAGGGAAACAGGGGAGATCTCCGGCGTCGAAATCGTCGGTGGAGAGTATGCCACGTGTCGTGATCGGAGGAGATAAGGAGGCAGgagcaggaggaggaggaggagggtgTTCGATTTGTCTGGAGGAGTGGTCGGATGGTGACGTGGCGGCGGAGATGCCGTGTAAGCACGAGTTTCACTCAAAGTGTGTGGAGGAGTGGCTGGGGAGGCACGCCACGTGTCCGTTGTGTAGGTACGAGATGCCTGTTGAGGAAGTGGAGGGAGAGAAGAAAGTTGGGGTTTGGATTGGGCTATCTGTTAGCACCGGTGGAAGAAGAGACGGAGAAGACGGTGGTGATTCGAACCCTCGAGATGATACAGAGGCTTAG
- the LOC106411694 gene encoding KH domain-containing protein At4g18375 isoform X2, whose protein sequence is MASTLRNIHDHNVIGSEDTVYRYLCPVKKTGSIIGKGGEIAKQIRSETKSNMRINETLPGCEERVVTIYSTSDELNHFGEDGELVCPALDALFKVHDMVVADTNDNDDDDDEDLVGKQMVTVRMLVPSDQIGCVIGKGGQVIQKLRTETNAQIRVIKDNLPPCALTLSHDELLQIIGEPLVVREALYQVASLLHDNPSRFQHSLLSSPSTMYQPGGMLMCAPLTGSHRNYTARRDLADSTEFCVCFICPAENVGGVIGKGGGFINQIRQETGATIRVNTSETEEDDSIIFISSKEFYEDQSPTVNAAIRLQERCSEKVGKDTNDATISTRLLVSSSHIGCLIGKGGAVISEMRSVTRANIRILQKENVPKIAREDEEMVQITGSPDAAMKALTQVILRLRANAFDMNHGLVLLPTSFPYIPQATESSKRSKYAKRDGSRDQDYSKLSSNSKRRNYVS, encoded by the exons ATGGCTAGTACTCTGAGGAACATCCATG ATCACAACGTTATTGGCTCTGAAGACACTGTGTATCGCTACCTGTGCCCTGTGAAAAAGACTGGGAGCATTATCGGCAAAGGCGGTGAGATCGCAAAGCAGATAAGGTCCGAGACAAAGTCAAACATGAGGATCAACGAAACTTTGCCCGGTTGCGAGGAGCGTGTTGTTACAATATATTCCACTAGCGATGAGTTGAATCATTTTGGAGAAGATGGAGAGCTTGTTTGCCCTGCTTTGGATGCTCTTTTCAAGGTTCATGACATGGTTGTAGCAGACACTAAtgacaatgatgatgatgatgatgaggatcttGTCGGAAAACAAATGGTTACTGTGAGGATGCTTGTGCCTTCAGACCAGATCGGTTGCGTTATCGGGAAAGGCGGACAAGTCATCCAGAAGCTGCGTACAGAAACCAATGCTCAGATTCGTGTCATTAAAGATAACCTACCTCCCTGTGCTTTGACTTTGAGCCATGATGAGCTTCTTCAG attATTGGAGAGCCTCTGGTTGTTAGAGAGGCTCTTTATCAAGTTGCTTCTCTGCTTCATGATAATCCGTCACGGTTTCAGCACTCTCTCCTTTCTTCTCCAAGTACAATGTATCAACCTGGAGGGATGTTGATGTGTGCACCATTAACAGGCTCTCACAGAAACTACACTGCACGGAGAGACCTAGCGGACTCGACTGAGTTTTGTGTTTGTTTCATCTGTCCAGCTGAAAATGTTGGAGGTGTAATAGGGAAAGGGGGTGGTTTCATTAATCAGATCAGGCAAGAAACTGGTGCAACCATTAGAGTTAATACCTCAGAAACTGAAGAAGATGATAGCATCATTTTCATTTCATCAAAAGAG ttCTATGAGGATCAATCACCAACGGTGAATGCAGCCATACGTTTACAAGAGAGATGCAGTGAGAAAGTTGgtaaagatacaaatgatgcaACAATCTCCACTCGTTTACTTGTGTCGAGCTCCCATATAGGGTGCCTCATTGGAAAAGGTGGCGCTGTTATATCCGAGATGAGGAGTGTAACACGAGCTAATATCCGTATTCTTCAAAAGGAAAATGTACCAAAAATTGCACGTGAAGATGAGGAGATGGTTCAG ATTACTGGAAGTCCTGATGCAGCTATGAAAGCTCTTACGCAAGTAATACTGCGATTAAGAGCTAACGCTTTCGACATGAATCATGGACTTGTCTTGCTACCAACATCTTTCCCATATATCCCTCAAGCAACTGAATCTTCAAAGAGGTCCAAATACGCAAAGCGTGATGGTTCCCGAGATCAAGACTATAGTAAACTG AGTTCAAATTCCAAGAGAAGAAACTATGTTTCTTAA
- the LOC106415886 gene encoding 50S ribosomal protein L18 has translation MVSRMAALTSLSSVQFRLTDILGTRLKPCPLFPVRITNMPVKPLVIEARNNSRVESPKTRNRRSRKKFNGTQTKPRLSVFCSDKQLYGMLVDDFNKKCLFYGSTLQKSIRGDPPCTVLEAAKRVGEELIKASIDLKINEISSYDRNGNARGERMQAFEIAIKQHGFLP, from the exons ATGGTATCTCGCATGGCTGCTTTGACTTCTCTTTCTTCAGTTCAGTTCAGACTCACCGACATTCTCGGAACTCGTCTCAAACCTTGTCCCCTCTTTCCAGTTCGAATAACGA ATATGCCCGTAAAACCATTAGTGATTGAAGCAAGAAACAATTCTCGAGTTGAGAGCCCCAAAACCAGGAACCGGAGGAGCAGGAAGAAG TTTAACGGCACACAAACGAAACCGAGACTCTCGGTGTTCTGTTCAGACAAGCAACTCTATGGTATGTTGGTGGACGACTTTAACAAAAAGTGTTTGTTCTACGGTAGTACATTGCAGAAGTCTATTCGTGGTGATCCTCCATGTACCGTCCTT GAAGCAGCGAAACGGGTTGGAGAGGAGCTCATCAAGGCTTCTATAGACCTCAAGATCAACGAGATATCATCCTATGATCGAAACGGAAATGCTCGAGGCGAAAGAATGCAAGCCTTTGAAATTGCTATAAAGCAACACGGGTTCTTACCATAA
- the LOC106415883 gene encoding protein HOTHEAD has product MSPLVFIFIISMFINLSQGAIQMPYMTSDPKEVSGKSFDYIVVGGGTAGCSLAATLSEKFSVLVIERGGSPFGDPLVEEKKYFGYSLLKTDEYTSVAQSFTSRDGVENYRGRVLGGSSAINGGFYSRASEEFVKKAGWDKDLVQDSYKWVESKVVFMPELTQWQSVVQFGFLEAGFYPYNGYNLEHTQGTKIGGSIYDQCGKRHTSADLLGFGRPNHITVLLNATVKSVIFDGNKTRAVGVRFMKSDGSSSKSYKVHVEKRRGEVILTAGALGSPQILLLSGIGPEDHLNDLNIPIAVNLRDVGRRMSDNPAISLLVDRFSQNRTLEPPQVAAIAEGYKYILESEVLPTNITTTRISIAAKIAFPKSRGRLKLNSTNLRENPSVKFNYLGSKEDLEACLEMVLLLQHVARSETVTFYLGLQNREKLLAGDEELKSFCKDNVRTYYHYHGGCVVGSVVDEDYRVSGVKRLRVVDGSTFEESPGTNPMATVLMLGRYQGIKMLKEREAEKEGDGSFLSPQGSPQPQP; this is encoded by the coding sequence ATGTCTCCTCTTGTGTTTATCTTCATCATTTCTATGTTCATTAACTTGTCACAAGGAGCAATACAAATGCCTTACATGACCTCTGATCCCAAAGAAGTCTCCGGCAAGTCATTCGATTACATCGTTGTCGGAGGTGGAACTGCAGGATGCTCCTTAGCAGCAACACTCTCTGAGAAATTCTCTGTTCTTGTCATTGAACGTGGTGGCTCTCCCTTTGGTGATCCATtagtagaagaaaaaaaatactttggATACTCACTGCTGAAAACAGATGAGTACACATCCGTTGCGCAAAGTTTCACCTCAAGAGACGGAGTTGAGAACTACAGAGGACGCGTTCTCGGTGGATCTTCTGCCATAAACGGCGGATTCTACAGCCGAGCTAGCGAAGAGTTTGTGAAGAAAGCTGGTTGGGACAAGGATCTGGTCCAAGATTCTTACAAATGGGTTGAGTCTAAAGTTGTCTTCATGCCGGAGTTGACTCAATGGCAATCCGTTGTGCAGTTTGGTTTTCTTGAAGCGGGGTTTTATCCTTACAATGGGTATAACTTGGAGCACACGCAAGGGACGAAGATTGGTGGAAGCATATATGATCAGTGTGGGAAGAGGCATACATCTGCAGATCTTTTGGGGTTTGGGAGACCAAACCACATCACTGTTCTTCTAAACGCGACTGTGAAGAGTGTGATCTTTGATGGTAATAAGACACGTGCGGTTGGAGTTAGGTTTATGAAGAGTGATGGGAGCTCAAGTAAGAGCTATAAAGTTCACGTTGAGAAGCGTAGAGGCGAGGTTATACTCACGGCTGGAGCTTTAGGTAGTCCTCAGATTCTCCTCTTAAGTGGAATAGGACCTGAGGACCATCTGAATGATCTCAACATCCCTATAGCTGTCAACCTCAGAGATGTAGGGAGAAGAATGTCGGATAATCCAGCGATTTCTCTTCTCGTTGATAGATTCTCGCAGAACCGAACACTGGAGCCACCTCAAGTGGCAGCTATAGCAGAAGGTTACAAGTACATACTCGAATCAGAGGTTCTTCCAACGAATATCACCACAACAAGGATCTCCATAGCGGCGAAAATCGCGTTCCCCAAGTCCAGAGGAAGGCTAAAGCTTAACAGCACAAACCTTAGAGAGAACCCTTCGGTGAAATTCAATTACTTGGGAAGCAAGGAAGACCTTGAGGCTTGCTTAGAGATGGTTCTCCTACTTCAGCACGTTGCGAGGTCAGAGACCGTGACGTTTTACCTAGGGTTGCAGAACCGGGAGAAGCTTTTGGCTGGTGATGAGGAGCTTAAGAGCTTTTGTAAAGACAATGTGAGGACTTATTATCATTACCATGGAGGTTGCGTTGTGGGATCTGTTGTGGACGAGGATTATAGAGTTAGTGGTGTGAAGAGGTTGAGAGTTGTGGATGGCTCAACGTTTGAAGAGTCGCCGGGAACAAACCCTATGGCTACGGTTTTGATGTTGGGAAGATATCAAGGAATCAAAATGCTTAAAGAACGAGAAGCAGAGAAAGAAGGAGATGGGAGTTTTCTTAGTCCCCAAGGAAGCCCACAACCACAACCCTAG
- the LOC106416344 gene encoding casparian strip membrane protein 6, translating into MEEAKQIEVGETSSSTPSRKVITLEPKLVIKKGISTLGFVFRLFAVFGTIGSALAMGTTQESVVSLTQLVLLKAKYSDLPTLMFFVVANAVAGGYLVLSLPVSIFHIISTKAKTSRIILLAIDTVMLALVSCGASAATATVYLAHEGNTTANWPPICQQFDGFCERISGSLIGSFCAVILLMLVVINSGISLSRH; encoded by the exons atggagGAAGCAAAGCAAATTGAAGTTGGGGAAACTTCCTCATCTACACCATCTAGAAAAGTTATAACTCTGGAGCCAAAGCTGGTTATAAAGAAAGGAATATCGACTCTTGGATTTGTTTTTCGGTTATTTGCTGTTTTCGGAACTATAGGAAGCGCACTCGCCATGGGAACAACACAAGAATCAGTTGTCTCTTTGACTCAGCTTGTACTCCTTAAAGCTAAATACAGCGACTTACCAACGCTCAT GTTCTTTGTGGTTGCAAACGCGGTTGCTGGTGGATATTTGGTTCTTTCACTACCTGTGAGTATCTTTCATATCATCAGTACTAAAGCtaaaacctcaagaatcatctTGCTCGCCATCGATACG GTGATGTTGGCTTTGGTGAGCTGTGGTGCATCTGCAGCGACAGCAACCGTGTATTTAGCTCACGAGGGGAACACAACTGCTAACTGGCCGCCGATTTGCCAGCAATTTGACGGATTCTGCGAACGCATCTCAGGATCTCTCATCGGTTCTTTCTGCGCAGTGATCTTGCTCATGCTTGTTGTTATCAATTCCGGTATCTCTCTCTCGCGCCACTAA
- the LOC106415884 gene encoding ribonuclease 1-like, whose amino-acid sequence MRGIIIASFLILQSLVVFSSSSPPDFNFFYWVTYWPGAICDSQKGCCPPPKGNMASDFMIHGLWPQFNNGTWPAFCDQTNLFDISKVSDLVSKMEKKWTEWGVWACPSNETKLWEHEWDKHGTCVQSVFDQHSYFLTNLRFRQKLNLLNILKQKGIKPDGGLYGLDEIKNAIKCAIGFAPGIECNEDVKGTKQLFQIYICLDNYAKEFVECPYVPDRSCASKIKFPKFPKKDSLGESLSVISSV is encoded by the exons ATGAGAGGAATCATCATCGCAAGCTTCTTAATATTACAGAGTCTTGTCGTGTTTTCGTCTTCATCACCACCGGACTTCAATTTCTTCTACTGGGTCACCTAC TGGCCAGGAGCAATATGCGATAGCCAGAAAGGATGTTGTCCTCCACCAAAAGGTAATATGGCGTCAGATTTCATGATCCATGGACTCTGGCCTCAGTTCAACAATGGCACTTGGCCTGCGTTTTGCGACCAAACCAATCTCTTCGATATCTCCAAG GTATCAGATCTAGTAAGCAAAATGGAGAAGAAGTGGACAGAGTGGGGTGTTTGGGCGTGTCCAAGCAACGAGACTAAGCTATGGGAACACGAGTGGGACAAGCACGGCACGTGTGTTCAATCTGTCTTCGACCAACACTCTTACTTCCTCACCAATCTCAGATTTAGACAAAAACTCAATCTCCTCAACATACTTAAACAAAAAG GAATAAAACCGGATGGTGGATTATACGGTTTAGATGAGATCAAGAACGCCATCAAGTGTGCTATAGGATTTGCACCAGGTATCGAATGCAATGAAGATGTAAAGGGGACAAAGCAGCTTTTCCAGATCTACATATGTCTTGATAACTACGCAAAAGAGTTTGTGGAATGCCCTTATGTGCCTGATAGATCATGTGCTTCCAAGATCAAGTTTCCAAAGTTCCCAAAGAAAGATTCTCTTGGCGAGTCTCTAAGTGTGATATCTTCTGTTTAA
- the LOC106414419 gene encoding ribonuclease 3-like has product MGGKGWFLLKLLMFQGLFTSPPQDPGFDFFYFVLQWPGAYCDTKRACCYPTSGKPAADFGIHGLWPNYKDGSYPSNCDPDNEFDPSEISDLVSTLQTKWPTLSCPSNEGFKFWEHEWEKHGTCSESVMDQHKYFENTLALRDRVNLLQILTGAGIEPNDEFYKLKDIKKAIKEATGFTPVINCNKDPEKNSQLHEIFFCVDTSGTEFIECPIIPRDRCPSHLQFAKF; this is encoded by the exons ATGGGAGGAAAGGGTTGGTTTTTGCTCAAGCTTCTAATGTTTCAAGGTCTTTTCACTTCACCTCCTCAAGATCCAGGCTTTGATTTCTTCTACTTTGTTCTTCAG TGGCCAGGAGCCTATTGTGATACAAAACGTGCTTGTTGCTATCCAACATCCGGTAAACCTGCGGCAGATTTTGGCATCCACGGTCTGTGGCCCAATTACAAAGACGGTTCGTATCCATCAAACTGCGATCCTGACAATGAATTTGATCCATCTGAg ATATCGGATTTGGTAAGTACTTTGCAAACGAAGTGGCCAACATTATCGTGTCCGAGCAACGAAGGGTTCAAGTTTTGGGAACACGAGTGGGAAAAACACGGCACGTGTTCCGAATCCGTAATGGATCAACATAAGTACTTTGAGAATACTCTTGCACTCAGAGATAGAGTCAATCTTCTTCAAATCCTCACAGGCGCTG GAATCGAACCAAATGACGAATTCTATAAACTTAAAGACATTAAAAAGGCGATAAAAGAAGCAACTGGGTTTACTCCAGTAATCAACTGTAACAAAGATCCGGAGAAAAACAGTCAGCTTCACGAGATCTTCTTTTGCGTTGATACATCAGGAACCGAGTTTATCGAATGTCCAATTATCCCTAGAGATAGATGTCCTTCTCATCTCCAGTTTGCTAAGTTTTAA
- the LOC106413900 gene encoding uncharacterized protein LOC106413900, giving the protein MGSLCCVAAKSDRSNSPSHDFSFGPHEPYWRTNSSFSPPSSRWDLHGVTDGVSFYGSSTSSNANVLRSPDLAQTLHWTPSDFESATRRDQTPKRFSLSKPVHPILHPSDNARETTSDSADASSWSSGTPSSIDSTDVPEPLLDAQRVVASSTFKCGLCNRYISQKSPWGSRSIMRNRDMPVTGVLPCQHVFHAECLDQSTPMAHGSDPPCPICTKQEGEYSNKSHNIVQRLKPLCEDGASTRQWGCGQVGDCVESAVNVPPRNTMLMINRNRIRKNLSLRGNSSKDSPRKIKKSNSFALENQVSLVHRGKQKAA; this is encoded by the exons ATGGGTTCGCTCTGTTGTGTGGCTGCCAAATCAGACAGATCAAACTCTCCAAGTCATGACTTTTCCTTTGGCCCTCATGAGCCTTACTGGAGGACTAACTCAAGTTTCTCTCCACCTTCATCGAGATGGGATCTCCATGGTGTAACCGATGGTGTTAGCTTCTATGGATCTTCCACATCATCAAACGCTAACGTTCTTCGTAGTCCTGACCTTGCACAGACTCTTCATTGGACACCCAGTGACTTTGAATCTGCAACAAGAAGAG ATCAAACTCCTAAGCGATTTTCCCTGTCTAAGCCGGTTCATCCTATACTGCATCCTTCTGATAACGCTAGAGAAACAACGTCTGACTCTGCGGATGCCTCCAGCTGGAGCAGCGGGACACCAAGCAGCATCGATTCCACGGATGTTCCCGAGCCACTTCTTGATGCACAACGAGTGGTGGCCTCAAGTACGTTTAAATGCGGATTGTGTAACAGATACATCTCGCAGAAGTCTCCTTGGGGGTCACGGTCCATCATGAGGAACAGAGACATGCCTGTCACAGGAGTGCTTCCTTGTCAACACGTCTTTCACGCTGAATGTCTTGACCAGTCAACTCCAATGGCTCACGGTAGTGACCCGCCTTGTCCGATATGCACCAAGCAGGAAGGAGAATACTCCAACAAATCACATAACATTGTCCAGAGGCTTAAACCGCTTTGTGAAGATGGGGCGTCTACAAGACAATGGGGATGTGGTCAGGTTGGTGACTGTGTTGAGAGTGCTGTTAATGTGCCGCCGAGAAACACCATGCTGATGATAAACAGGAACAGGATAAGGAAGAACCTCTCTTTGAGAGGAAACTCAAGCAAAGATTCTCcaagaaaaatcaagaaaagtAACTCATTTGCCTTGGAAAATCAAGTGTCGCTTGTGCATAGAGGGAAACAGAAAGCAGCTTAA
- the LOC106380909 gene encoding photosynthetic NDH subunit of lumenal location 2, chloroplastic, with protein sequence MSSFTTKTSPPYLRRSNDHRRINPLISIICSVGESQQDSFTRRRTLTSLITLTAIGAGAIATSSALAQEKWGTRSFIKEKYFQPGLSPEDAAARIKQTAEGLRDMREMLDHMSWRYVIFYIRLKQAYLSQDLTNAMNILPESRRNDYVQAANQLVSNMSELDFYVRTPKVYESYLYYEKTLKSIDDVVELLA encoded by the exons ATGAGCTCCTTCACCACCAAAACTTCACCACCGTATCTCCGCCGGTCAAACGACCATCGCCGTATAAATCCACtaatctccatcatttgctccGTAGGAGAATCCCAACAAGACAGCTTCACTCGCCGGAGAACCCTGACATCGCTTATAACACTCACGGCCATCGGGGCCGGTGCCATCGCCACTTCATCAGCATTAGCACAGGAGAAATGGGGAACGAGGTCATTCATTAAGGAGAAATATTTCCAGCCAGGTCTATCGCCGGAGGATGCGGCGGCGCGTATAAAACAGACGGCGGAAGGATTAAGAGACATGAGGGAAATGTTAGACCATATGTCGTGGAGGTACGTCATCTTCTACATAAGACTAAAACAGGCTTATCTGTCTCAGGATCTGACCAACGCCATGAACATCTTGCCGGAGAGTCGCCGGAATGATTACGTTCAAGCGGCAAATCAGCTAGTCAGCAACATGAGTGAG TTGGATTTTTACGTACGGACGCCGAAGGTGTATGAGTCGTATCTCTACTACGAGAAGACATTGAAATCGATAGACGACGTGGTGGAGCTTCTTGCCTAA
- the LOC106411694 gene encoding KH domain-containing protein HEN4 isoform X1, whose amino-acid sequence MASTLRNIHGKRSNFQSEFPGNGGSKRRNLHDDDTDHNVIGSEDTVYRYLCPVKKTGSIIGKGGEIAKQIRSETKSNMRINETLPGCEERVVTIYSTSDELNHFGEDGELVCPALDALFKVHDMVVADTNDNDDDDDEDLVGKQMVTVRMLVPSDQIGCVIGKGGQVIQKLRTETNAQIRVIKDNLPPCALTLSHDELLQIIGEPLVVREALYQVASLLHDNPSRFQHSLLSSPSTMYQPGGMLMCAPLTGSHRNYTARRDLADSTEFCVCFICPAENVGGVIGKGGGFINQIRQETGATIRVNTSETEEDDSIIFISSKEFYEDQSPTVNAAIRLQERCSEKVGKDTNDATISTRLLVSSSHIGCLIGKGGAVISEMRSVTRANIRILQKENVPKIAREDEEMVQITGSPDAAMKALTQVILRLRANAFDMNHGLVLLPTSFPYIPQATESSKRSKYAKRDGSRDQDYSKLSSNSKRRNYVS is encoded by the exons ATGGCTAGTACTCTGAGGAACATCCATGGTAAGAGATCTAACTTCCAATCTGAGTTTCCTGGAAATGGAGGAAGTAAGAGAAGAAATCTTCATGATGATGATACAGATCACAACGTTATTGGCTCTGAAGACACTGTGTATCGCTACCTGTGCCCTGTGAAAAAGACTGGGAGCATTATCGGCAAAGGCGGTGAGATCGCAAAGCAGATAAGGTCCGAGACAAAGTCAAACATGAGGATCAACGAAACTTTGCCCGGTTGCGAGGAGCGTGTTGTTACAATATATTCCACTAGCGATGAGTTGAATCATTTTGGAGAAGATGGAGAGCTTGTTTGCCCTGCTTTGGATGCTCTTTTCAAGGTTCATGACATGGTTGTAGCAGACACTAAtgacaatgatgatgatgatgatgaggatcttGTCGGAAAACAAATGGTTACTGTGAGGATGCTTGTGCCTTCAGACCAGATCGGTTGCGTTATCGGGAAAGGCGGACAAGTCATCCAGAAGCTGCGTACAGAAACCAATGCTCAGATTCGTGTCATTAAAGATAACCTACCTCCCTGTGCTTTGACTTTGAGCCATGATGAGCTTCTTCAG attATTGGAGAGCCTCTGGTTGTTAGAGAGGCTCTTTATCAAGTTGCTTCTCTGCTTCATGATAATCCGTCACGGTTTCAGCACTCTCTCCTTTCTTCTCCAAGTACAATGTATCAACCTGGAGGGATGTTGATGTGTGCACCATTAACAGGCTCTCACAGAAACTACACTGCACGGAGAGACCTAGCGGACTCGACTGAGTTTTGTGTTTGTTTCATCTGTCCAGCTGAAAATGTTGGAGGTGTAATAGGGAAAGGGGGTGGTTTCATTAATCAGATCAGGCAAGAAACTGGTGCAACCATTAGAGTTAATACCTCAGAAACTGAAGAAGATGATAGCATCATTTTCATTTCATCAAAAGAG ttCTATGAGGATCAATCACCAACGGTGAATGCAGCCATACGTTTACAAGAGAGATGCAGTGAGAAAGTTGgtaaagatacaaatgatgcaACAATCTCCACTCGTTTACTTGTGTCGAGCTCCCATATAGGGTGCCTCATTGGAAAAGGTGGCGCTGTTATATCCGAGATGAGGAGTGTAACACGAGCTAATATCCGTATTCTTCAAAAGGAAAATGTACCAAAAATTGCACGTGAAGATGAGGAGATGGTTCAG ATTACTGGAAGTCCTGATGCAGCTATGAAAGCTCTTACGCAAGTAATACTGCGATTAAGAGCTAACGCTTTCGACATGAATCATGGACTTGTCTTGCTACCAACATCTTTCCCATATATCCCTCAAGCAACTGAATCTTCAAAGAGGTCCAAATACGCAAAGCGTGATGGTTCCCGAGATCAAGACTATAGTAAACTG AGTTCAAATTCCAAGAGAAGAAACTATGTTTCTTAA